One segment of Acidianus sp. HS-5 DNA contains the following:
- the sixA gene encoding phosphohistidine phosphatase SixA, translated as MITLIIVRHGEAEPQMDGKDDKDRKLVKKGIKQMKRVASFLDELDYAFDKVFTSPYIRAYQSAETILDEMGIDDKKIETFNELSPDQEPSTFVEKLKEMDNTTLLVVGHEPYLSSLVRTMTGGNVELKKGGVAIVDYNPTEGKGVIKMLLTQKVLKLV; from the coding sequence ATGATAACTTTAATAATAGTAAGACATGGGGAAGCTGAACCCCAGATGGATGGTAAAGATGATAAAGATAGGAAGTTAGTTAAGAAAGGTATAAAGCAGATGAAGAGAGTTGCATCTTTTCTAGACGAGTTAGATTACGCTTTTGATAAGGTTTTTACAAGCCCTTATATTAGAGCTTATCAATCAGCTGAAACTATATTAGATGAAATGGGTATAGATGATAAGAAAATAGAGACTTTTAACGAATTATCTCCTGATCAAGAGCCTTCTACATTTGTAGAGAAACTTAAGGAAATGGATAATACTACATTGCTAGTAGTAGGTCATGAACCTTATTTATCTTCACTGGTTAGAACAATGACGGGAGGAAACGTAGAACTAAAGAAAGGCGGAGTTGCAATTGTTGATTACAACCCGACAGAAGGTAAAGGAGTAATCAAAATGCTTTTAACTCAAAAGGTGTTAAAGCTGGTTTGA
- a CDS encoding cupin domain-containing protein, which yields MDFYISNISQVSKEDVPIKGSKGAKIQWLITKDEGAHYAVRKFSLEKNGVIPMHVHKYQETVIITKGKCKVCVSDKELELKDGDYIFIDSQVKHAIIAEDYLEFFCVIDYVDDMSIKTLDEECK from the coding sequence ATGGATTTTTACATATCAAACATTTCTCAAGTTTCTAAAGAGGACGTACCTATAAAAGGTTCTAAAGGAGCCAAAATACAATGGTTGATAACCAAAGACGAAGGAGCTCATTATGCTGTGAGGAAGTTTTCCCTTGAAAAGAATGGAGTAATACCAATGCATGTACATAAATATCAAGAAACTGTTATAATAACTAAAGGAAAATGTAAAGTCTGTGTTTCGGACAAGGAGTTAGAGCTAAAAGATGGAGATTATATTTTTATTGATAGTCAAGTTAAACATGCTATTATTGCTGAAGATTACTTAGAGTTCTTTTGTGTAATAGATTACGTTGATGATATGAGCATTAAGACGTTGGATGAGGAGTGCAAATAG
- a CDS encoding MFS transporter has translation MKLSDVFKPLDQKNFSMFHIKSLLTTGMGVFTDGYDLSSIGIVIAAVLTSFGLHSKTPAYNFWEGWVSSSALIGAAIGAIIFGILSNRGRKTFYGVDVALLSVGAVMQAFVSTPLELVLTRFLLGLGVGADYVLSPMIMAEHANAKDRGKIIALGFGLMWGFGATVAAGIYLALTSLGYSLCTVWRVVLAAGAIPAASVIYLRRQIPETSRYLARIKGDMKAFENVVKQVAGKNVKVNENLKDTNSFAEYFKKQGKIFLAAASLWFLFDLSAYTGILFGPTTIANSVGITNPALFSFITEFGFTVPGGLLALSTIDRLGRRPMQILGFIGMAGSLMSFSFFRPLLPAFLALIVYGMYDFFMQAGPGSISAAGMLGVELAPTKVRGTVQSITVASGRTGATLAGLVVPTIILPSVGVDGLTLILSLLTFLAAGITYFFIPETKDKPLEESSMEEQYVKV, from the coding sequence ATGAAGTTAAGTGATGTATTCAAACCTTTGGATCAAAAGAACTTCAGTATGTTTCACATAAAAAGTCTATTAACAACAGGAATGGGAGTATTTACTGACGGCTACGATTTATCCTCCATAGGGATCGTAATAGCTGCAGTTTTAACAAGTTTCGGTCTACACTCTAAAACCCCTGCATACAATTTTTGGGAAGGATGGGTTTCATCATCAGCGCTAATAGGTGCAGCTATCGGAGCAATAATTTTCGGAATTTTATCAAATAGAGGTAGAAAGACGTTTTACGGTGTTGATGTTGCTTTACTAAGCGTTGGAGCAGTAATGCAGGCTTTCGTTTCAACTCCCCTGGAACTAGTTTTAACAAGGTTCCTTCTAGGTCTAGGAGTAGGTGCAGATTACGTACTTTCACCTATGATAATGGCCGAACACGCAAATGCTAAGGATAGAGGTAAGATTATAGCTTTAGGCTTTGGATTAATGTGGGGTTTTGGTGCAACAGTTGCTGCAGGAATTTATCTAGCATTAACCAGCTTAGGATACTCGTTGTGTACTGTTTGGAGGGTAGTGCTAGCAGCTGGAGCAATACCTGCTGCTTCAGTCATTTACCTAAGGAGACAGATTCCTGAGACATCAAGGTATTTAGCAAGAATAAAAGGAGATATGAAAGCTTTTGAGAATGTAGTTAAGCAAGTTGCAGGAAAAAATGTTAAAGTAAATGAAAACTTGAAGGACACTAACTCCTTTGCAGAATACTTCAAGAAACAAGGTAAGATCTTTTTAGCGGCCGCGTCATTATGGTTCTTGTTTGACCTATCAGCTTATACTGGAATATTATTTGGGCCAACTACTATAGCAAATAGCGTAGGAATCACTAACCCTGCATTATTTTCGTTCATTACGGAATTCGGTTTCACAGTACCAGGAGGACTTTTAGCATTATCTACAATTGATAGACTAGGAAGAAGGCCAATGCAGATATTAGGTTTCATAGGTATGGCAGGATCTTTAATGTCCTTCTCTTTCTTTAGACCTTTGCTACCAGCATTTTTGGCATTAATAGTTTATGGAATGTATGATTTCTTCATGCAAGCAGGCCCAGGATCAATTAGTGCAGCAGGAATGTTAGGAGTTGAGTTAGCTCCAACGAAAGTCAGAGGTACAGTCCAGTCTATCACTGTAGCGTCAGGAAGAACTGGCGCAACACTTGCAGGGTTAGTAGTTCCTACAATTATATTGCCTTCAGTAGGAGTTGACGGATTAACTCTGATACTTAGCTTGCTAACTTTCTTAGCTGCTGGAATAACGTACTTCTTCATACCTGAGACTAAGGACAAACCATTAGAAGAATCTTCAATGGAAGAACAGTACGTCAAGGTATAA
- a CDS encoding PTO1314 family radical SAM protein, whose product MAKIKPFISTGFLRLFNRKNLPIIAGHKLLYSCNLRCKMCPFWRRKDEKLLTLEEEKMMLKKLSELGVIFMGFEGGEPLLRKDLPEILKESHERFHTSIVTNGLLLKARFNEIKRYVDYVFVSLDGIGETHDQIRGVKGSFNKTLEGIKIAKDEVPLTISTTLSSENLDEAEKIVELAEELEVLVNFQVAYDYSTADKMSPERDRLMKVLEKLLQLKKKGKPIMNTKEYFEAILNSWYKGIPWICKPWLTINIDPQGRVVLPCYVLNEYAGSKKIWEMNVKSLWESYDWEKYKSCNKCALSCYLEPSLFSWGNASIVKERIIDGMISVIESSLGI is encoded by the coding sequence ATGGCAAAAATCAAACCTTTTATTTCTACTGGTTTTTTAAGGTTATTTAATAGGAAGAATTTACCTATAATTGCAGGGCATAAGTTACTTTATTCTTGTAATCTAAGGTGTAAGATGTGTCCTTTTTGGCGAAGGAAAGACGAAAAACTACTTACGCTGGAAGAAGAGAAAATGATGCTAAAGAAGCTTTCAGAATTAGGAGTTATTTTCATGGGATTTGAAGGAGGCGAGCCTCTCTTAAGAAAAGATTTGCCTGAGATACTAAAGGAATCTCATGAGAGGTTTCACACTTCAATCGTAACTAATGGCCTTCTGTTAAAGGCTAGATTCAACGAAATAAAAAGATACGTAGATTACGTTTTTGTCTCTCTTGATGGAATAGGAGAAACCCACGATCAAATAAGGGGAGTTAAAGGTTCTTTTAATAAAACTTTAGAAGGAATAAAAATTGCCAAAGATGAAGTACCTTTAACGATTTCTACTACCTTATCAAGCGAAAATCTTGACGAGGCTGAGAAAATTGTTGAGCTTGCAGAGGAACTTGAGGTCTTAGTTAATTTTCAGGTAGCTTATGATTATTCTACTGCAGATAAAATGAGCCCAGAAAGAGATAGGCTAATGAAGGTTCTAGAAAAACTTCTTCAGTTGAAGAAGAAAGGTAAACCTATAATGAATACTAAGGAATATTTTGAGGCAATACTAAATTCCTGGTATAAAGGAATTCCTTGGATATGCAAACCTTGGTTGACTATAAATATAGATCCTCAAGGAAGGGTAGTTTTACCTTGCTATGTGCTCAATGAGTATGCCGGGAGTAAAAAGATATGGGAGATGAACGTCAAATCCCTATGGGAGAGTTACGATTGGGAGAAATACAAGAGCTGTAACAAATGCGCCCTATCTTGCTATTTGGAACCATCATTGTTTTCCTGGGGCAACGCCTCAATAGTTAAGGAGAGAATAATAGATGGAATGATATCAGTTATTGAGTCATCTTTAGGAATCTAG
- a CDS encoding amidohydrolase, with protein MNISEIAEKLLKDSASIESEIISIRRILHENPELPFQEINTSKLIEEKLRSLGIETKRLPSSTTVLGVIDSGKPGKTIALRVQMSALPITEKTNLQYSSKNHGVMHACGHDANVAMLLGAAQLLVKNRDLLVGKVKLIFQAGEEEDLGAKEVISNHELDDVDYIFGLHISPFVPSGFFATRKGALMPSSSNFKIAIRGTGGHVSSPHSTLDPIFISAQIINLLHGLTSRIVNPLEGFTLSVTSIHSGTKSNIIPDEAVMEGTIRGFDVFTIDNVRSKIKNVVDSLCKNFNANCEVLFSDICPPLVNYPEITSKVTEILGNLRKPIVETEPIMLADDFSRYLQVKPGCYLFIGTKNKEKDCVYPTHSPLFKLDEDILKYGSASLALLAISFSKEENMFK; from the coding sequence ATGAATATATCAGAGATTGCAGAGAAACTTCTGAAAGATAGTGCAAGTATTGAAAGCGAAATAATAAGCATTAGAAGAATATTGCATGAAAATCCGGAACTTCCCTTTCAGGAGATTAATACTTCAAAACTAATTGAGGAAAAATTAAGGTCTTTAGGAATAGAGACTAAAAGACTGCCATCGTCTACTACAGTTTTAGGTGTAATAGACAGTGGAAAACCTGGAAAGACTATCGCTCTGAGAGTTCAGATGAGTGCTTTACCAATAACTGAAAAGACTAATTTACAATACTCGTCGAAGAACCATGGCGTAATGCATGCCTGCGGCCATGACGCAAACGTTGCAATGCTTTTGGGTGCTGCACAACTCCTAGTTAAAAATCGGGACTTATTAGTAGGTAAGGTTAAGCTAATCTTTCAAGCAGGAGAAGAAGAAGATTTAGGAGCGAAGGAAGTAATCTCTAACCATGAGCTAGATGATGTTGACTACATATTTGGCTTGCATATATCACCTTTTGTTCCTTCAGGATTTTTTGCAACTAGAAAGGGGGCCTTAATGCCTTCCTCTTCTAATTTTAAAATAGCAATCAGAGGTACAGGAGGTCACGTATCTTCTCCTCATTCCACATTAGATCCTATTTTTATTTCTGCTCAAATAATTAATCTTTTACATGGATTAACCTCAAGAATTGTTAATCCATTGGAAGGATTTACTCTTTCAGTTACTTCTATACACTCAGGTACAAAGAGCAATATTATTCCTGATGAGGCAGTGATGGAAGGTACTATAAGGGGTTTTGATGTTTTTACGATAGATAACGTTAGATCTAAAATAAAAAATGTTGTTGACTCTCTTTGCAAGAATTTTAATGCTAACTGCGAAGTCTTATTTAGCGACATCTGCCCTCCGCTTGTCAATTACCCTGAGATTACTTCAAAGGTTACTGAGATACTTGGTAATTTAAGGAAGCCGATAGTAGAAACAGAGCCTATTATGCTAGCAGATGATTTTTCACGATATCTTCAAGTTAAGCCTGGCTGTTACCTCTTTATAGGCACTAAAAACAAGGAAAAGGATTGTGTGTATCCCACTCATAGTCCATTGTTTAAATTAGATGAAGATATATTGAAGTATGGATCTGCATCTTTAGCGTTATTGGCAATTTCTTTCTCTAAAGAGGAGAATATGTTTAAATGA
- a CDS encoding glutamine synthetase family protein, with protein sequence MPVGQELKEKGIDILRFTWIGLDGYIRAKGAYVDHVDEMIKSGIGLTKAMFSFTPMDTLSPYGSFGPEDEDVFLVPDLSTLSIFPPSATVICNLFSNSKPWEYDARNSLKSALDKIKEEYGYEFKSSFEIEFYLVKDKKPYDDAKCFDPSAFYNNPIISEIAKLLDDNGIDILRVIKEYGPGQYEFDILHKDSLRSSDEVVIFKEIARQIATRHGIEANFMPKPFNKLAGSGLHLNLSIWKDNTNVFYNEKDKLGLSEIAYNFIAGVLEHAKALTAIAAPTVNSYKRLVPGSWAPTKIAYGYNNKSSMLRIPTPYPGMTSVDRRIEYRVPDPSVNPYLLLTAVIQAGMDGIERGLKPSSPVNENAYFRKDIEDLPRNLREALHELNKDSTFKERIGSKMLDEFIKVKTAEVEEYESYVTDWEYEVYRKL encoded by the coding sequence ATGCCAGTAGGACAGGAATTAAAGGAGAAAGGAATAGATATACTAAGATTTACTTGGATAGGACTAGACGGATACATTAGGGCAAAAGGAGCTTACGTGGATCACGTTGATGAAATGATTAAGTCAGGAATAGGGTTAACTAAAGCAATGTTCAGTTTTACGCCAATGGATACATTGTCACCTTATGGTTCTTTTGGACCGGAAGACGAAGACGTATTTTTAGTCCCAGATCTTTCCACGCTTTCAATATTTCCACCTTCAGCCACGGTTATCTGCAACTTGTTCTCTAATAGTAAACCTTGGGAATACGATGCAAGAAATTCCTTGAAATCTGCTCTGGATAAAATCAAGGAAGAATATGGATATGAATTTAAATCATCTTTTGAAATAGAATTCTATCTAGTAAAGGATAAAAAGCCTTACGATGACGCAAAGTGTTTTGATCCTTCAGCTTTCTATAATAATCCAATAATTTCAGAAATTGCGAAACTTCTAGATGATAATGGAATAGACATACTAAGGGTAATAAAAGAATATGGCCCAGGACAGTACGAGTTTGATATACTCCACAAGGACTCCTTAAGGAGTTCAGACGAAGTTGTGATTTTCAAAGAAATCGCCAGACAGATAGCTACGAGACACGGAATTGAGGCAAACTTTATGCCTAAACCTTTCAATAAGCTCGCGGGTTCTGGACTTCATCTAAATTTGAGTATTTGGAAAGATAACACTAACGTGTTTTACAACGAAAAAGACAAGTTAGGCTTAAGCGAAATAGCTTACAATTTTATAGCCGGAGTCTTGGAGCATGCTAAGGCTTTAACTGCAATTGCGGCACCTACAGTAAACTCCTATAAAAGACTTGTCCCTGGATCTTGGGCTCCTACAAAAATTGCCTATGGATATAATAATAAATCCTCAATGCTCAGGATACCTACACCTTACCCCGGAATGACGTCTGTCGATAGGAGAATAGAGTACAGAGTTCCAGATCCTTCTGTTAATCCTTACTTACTTTTAACTGCAGTAATTCAAGCAGGAATGGACGGAATAGAAAGGGGTTTAAAGCCTTCTTCACCAGTAAACGAGAATGCCTACTTCAGGAAGGACATAGAAGACTTACCAAGAAATCTTAGGGAAGCTTTACATGAGCTAAATAAGGATTCAACGTTCAAGGAGAGAATTGGAAGCAAAATGCTCGACGAGTTTATAAAGGTAAAAACTGCAGAAGTCGAGGAATATGAAAGCTATGTAACGGATTGGGAATATGAAGTCTACAGAAAACTTTGA
- a CDS encoding amidohydrolase family protein: MKSTENFEIVDSHSHWFSAKVMSEKEFMIASSESWREEELSPSLSSRIIEMNSWRPFYLMLRNYMKKLLGENFIEERNKKIKDDPVEYVKFLIEDAGIKAFIIDEGFGKKEQEIPVKYRLLFRIESIINDNLFSLPFNKAVEFFEETLRNKIRKENYAGFKSIIAYRTGLKIICNKDLARNDFLDEEIEWFGRKAKGFRDYLFCKTMEIAKELNVPFQVHTGAGDRDIKLELSRPSYLTELVRKYEGKIVLVHAGFPYHRESAWMSYLFPSVYLDVSQVFPFATTAGKDVLREVLQIAPINKVMYGSDAFELPEIAWISAKMFRKYVISIARKMKNEEIIDNEEEVIKMISEENAFKLYGLQ, from the coding sequence ATGAAGTCTACAGAAAACTTTGAAATAGTAGATTCCCATTCTCACTGGTTCTCAGCTAAGGTTATGAGTGAAAAAGAGTTCATGATAGCTTCTTCAGAATCGTGGAGGGAAGAAGAGCTATCTCCTTCCTTATCTAGTAGAATAATTGAAATGAATTCCTGGAGACCCTTTTATCTGATGTTAAGGAATTATATGAAGAAATTGCTTGGTGAGAATTTTATTGAAGAGAGAAATAAGAAGATAAAGGATGATCCAGTAGAATACGTTAAATTCCTCATAGAAGATGCAGGAATAAAGGCATTCATTATTGATGAAGGATTCGGCAAAAAAGAGCAGGAAATCCCTGTTAAGTACAGACTACTTTTTAGAATAGAAAGCATAATAAATGATAACCTCTTTTCCTTGCCTTTCAATAAGGCAGTAGAATTTTTTGAAGAAACATTGAGGAATAAAATTAGGAAAGAAAACTATGCAGGATTTAAATCTATAATTGCCTACCGGACGGGATTAAAGATTATATGCAATAAAGACCTAGCTAGGAACGATTTCTTAGATGAAGAAATAGAATGGTTCGGAAGGAAAGCTAAGGGGTTTAGGGATTATTTATTCTGTAAAACAATGGAGATCGCTAAAGAGCTTAACGTACCTTTTCAAGTTCATACTGGAGCAGGAGATAGGGATATTAAGCTAGAGTTATCAAGGCCTTCTTACCTTACTGAGCTAGTTAGAAAATATGAAGGAAAAATAGTGTTAGTTCATGCAGGATTTCCTTACCATAGAGAAAGCGCATGGATGAGTTATTTATTTCCATCAGTGTACCTAGACGTTTCTCAAGTTTTTCCATTTGCCACAACTGCTGGGAAAGACGTTTTAAGAGAAGTGCTTCAGATTGCACCAATAAACAAGGTCATGTATGGTTCTGACGCTTTCGAATTACCAGAAATAGCCTGGATTTCTGCAAAGATGTTTAGAAAATATGTCATATCAATTGCAAGAAAAATGAAGAATGAGGAAATTATAGATAATGAAGAGGAAGTAATTAAAATGATTTCAGAAGAAAACGCGTTTAAGCTCTATGGCTTACAATAA
- a CDS encoding HAD family hydrolase → MPYAVSVDLGETLVGFRPRSYEYMLGILKDYGYKIDEKTFFRSLVRVMSKNNFANDEGLNPVNLHDLFYELGIHPCKKIMEEIASRDKYQDYFLYEDAADFLKEIKKKYKVVIVSNSTKRIHKVVKEFKLDRYVDKVIASCDIGIVKPNPKIFSYAKKYVGEIVLHVGDIYELDVIGARRAYIDAVLLDRFNFYPEIKMKAKTLYDVLRYMEIKGLL, encoded by the coding sequence CGAAACTTTAGTAGGCTTTAGACCAAGGTCTTACGAGTACATGCTAGGAATACTTAAGGATTATGGATATAAGATTGATGAAAAGACATTTTTTAGATCTTTGGTGAGAGTTATGAGCAAGAATAATTTTGCTAACGATGAAGGGTTAAATCCGGTTAACTTACATGACCTCTTTTACGAACTTGGGATTCATCCTTGTAAGAAAATTATGGAAGAGATAGCGTCTAGAGATAAATACCAGGATTATTTCCTTTATGAAGATGCAGCCGATTTCCTAAAGGAAATAAAAAAGAAGTACAAGGTAGTTATAGTGTCTAACTCAACTAAAAGAATACATAAGGTAGTAAAGGAGTTTAAACTTGATAGATACGTTGACAAGGTCATTGCTTCATGCGATATAGGTATAGTTAAGCCCAATCCTAAGATTTTCTCTTATGCGAAAAAATATGTTGGAGAAATTGTCTTGCATGTGGGAGATATTTATGAACTTGACGTTATAGGGGCAAGGAGAGCGTACATTGATGCAGTATTATTAGATAGATTTAACTTTTATCCGGAGATAAAGATGAAAGCTAAGACCCTTTATGACGTATTAAGGTATATGGAAATTAAAGGGTTATTGTAA